The Triticum aestivum cultivar Chinese Spring chromosome 7B, IWGSC CS RefSeq v2.1, whole genome shotgun sequence genome window below encodes:
- the LOC123160600 gene encoding uncharacterized protein, with protein sequence MESPAPPFPDAPPTPAFPDAPAAPPCSPDSPPTVETQATLPDHLAEEILLRVPTAADLARASMAGPSLRRLIADHAFLRRFRTLHPPPLLGILLNPFLPAQPPHPSAAAAQTLAGTDFSCSFLPSREQPWTLRDFRDGRALLCAAPDDCTLARDVAVCDPLHRRYLLLPPVPQDLSDLVYHCQLFLAPAATDDGADTAADASMSFRVICLAKYQAQLVLFVFSSSGPLAQQWHTTVFDGWSALIAETSQGDDMRSATAFGKRYYVHGCFCWAIPGINKLLMLDIRTMDFSSVNLPPIPWFNSQVAFVEATEGRLGMLILSDNRFLHTILVSIGDDPKEWQIGDVVTLRHGCCYYSFIGAAGGYLLLQGFPDDPYEMPGTDCFSLNLQIMKLERFCGKEFMMPLQGHLYVGFPPSLSPPTI encoded by the coding sequence ATGGAGTCGCCGGCGCCGCCCTTCCCAGATGCCCCTCCGACGCCAGCCTTCCCCGATGCCCCGGCGGCGCCGCCCTGCAGCCCCGACTCCCCGCCGACAGTGGAGACGCAGGCAACCCTCCCGGACCACCTGGCGGAGGAGATCCTCCTCCGCGTCCCCACGGCCGCCGACCTCGCCCGCGCTTCCATGGCCGgcccctccctccgccgcctcaTCGCCGACCATGCCTTCCTCCGTCGCTTCCGCACCCTCCACCCGCCGCCTCTCCTGGGTATACTCTTGAACCCCttcctcccagcccagccgccccacccctccgccgccgccgcccaaacaCTCGCCGGCACAGACTTCTCCTGCTCCTTCCTCCCGTCCCGCGAGCAGCCCTGGACTCTTCGCGATTTCCGTGACGGCCGCGCCCTCCTCTGCGCCGCCCCCGACGACTGCACCCTGGCGAGGGACGTGGCCGTGTGCGACCCGCTGCACCGGCGCTACCTGCTGCTACCTCCCGTACCCCAGGACCTGTCCGATCTGGTCTACCACTGCCAGCTCTTTCTTGCTCCTGCCGCCACAGACGACGGTGCTGACACTGCTGCAGACGCGTCCATGAGTTTCAGAGTCATATGCTTGGCCAAATACCAGGCCCAGCTGGTCCTCTTCGTCTTCTCCTCATCAGGCCCTCTTGCCCAACAATGGCACACCACCGTATTTGACGGTTGGAGCGCTCTGATTGCGGAAACTAGTCAAGGCGATGATATGCGATCCGCCACTGCATTCGGAAAGCGCTACTACGTGCACGGATGCTTCTGCTGGGCGATACCCGGGATCAACAAGTTGCTCATGCTCGACATTCGTACCATGGATTTCTCTTCCGTCAACCTCCCGCCTATTCCGTGGTTTAATTCCCAGGTGGCCTTTGTGGAGGCAACGGAAGGGAGGCTTGGGATGCTTATTCTCAGCGACAATCGCTTCTTGCACACCATTTTGGTTAGCATTGGGGATGACCCAAAGGAGTGGCAAATTGGGGATGTTGTCACATTGCGCCATGGTTGCTGCTATTACTCCTTCATTGGTGCAGCTGGGGGATACTTACTCCTACAAGGGTTTCCAGACGACCCGTATGAAATGCCAGGCACGGACTGTTTTTCACTGAATCTCCAGATTATGAAGCTTGAGCGGTTCTGTGGGAAGGAGTTCATGATGCCATTGCAGGGTCATCTGTATGTGGGTTTCCCGCCATCCTTGTCTCCACCAACTATTTGA